The Vibrio sp. FE10 nucleotide sequence TTAATTAAGCGTGCTTGTTGAATGGTTTAGTAGGGTTACTTGGGAGTACCAGACACCACACCTTTGAGTGTGTGCATTCTACTACAAGAATGAACAAGCCAGTTTGTAGCACGGCTCTTGTAAGAGAGCCCATTGTTTTGTTTGAAAACAAAACAATGTTCTAGGAAGGAAGGAGTGCGAACTTGCAAATTATATACGGCTATTGTGATGGTTGCGATGCGATTAGTTTGTTAGGACGTTTTGTCGAGCAAGGTGATTTTATCGCTGTAAAACAGCTTGGACCCGTTGGGGGAGAGCATGTTGCGTTCGCAGCCTTGCTATCTAACAGCATGCGATTTTCATTGCCTTTTGATTGGAATGGAGCTCATTTTGTTGCTGTCCAGAAACAGACGCAATCAGTTAACTGCCATACCTCTAGTAATTCAATTAATGCTAGGAAAAAGCGTTATCGTAAAGTCAATAACATCATAGTGACACCTAAAAATTGGAGACAGCACGTGAGTCGTAATCGTGGATTAAAGTATGCGAGCGAGTCATTGTCTTCTTTAGCTTCATAATGGTAAGCAAGCACGTTTTCGACGTTTAGTTTGCATGTTTCATCCCATTCGTATCTACATCTTTTTAAACCAATCCGCATTATGCACTTAATTCACCTTGGTGAATTAAGTGCATGTTTATATGCCAAATTTGGCAACCATCGCCCGTAAGGGCTTATTTATCTATGAAAATAAGGAATTTTGCGTATGCAAATTAATAGCACTTATCACGCCTCAGGGCGTGTTTTACTTCTTCTCTGCGTTGCGGCTGTGTGTGTATTGGCCGCTGAGCCAGCCATGGCTGCGGCTACGGATTTATTTGCTTCCGGCAAAGAGATGGTAAAGAAAAACGCCGGTGACGACTCGGGTATTGAAACCGCAATGCTTGGTTTTTCTGCGTTGAGCGCAGCAGTGGTGGGTATCACGTCTCGTAACTGGTTTGGTGCGGTCGGCGGCTTTGCCGGGGGCATGATGTTCTGGGAAACGGTGAAACCGCTAGTCGGGTTGGCCTAACACGGAGGCGGCGTAGCCATGAATATTAATGCGCAGTATTACTCGATACCCAAGTACCTCAATTCGGGCAAACGGATGTGTGGCTTACCTCGTGAAGAGCTTCTTCCGGCGCTGTGTATCTTCGTACTCGGCTTTTTTGCCAAACATTATGCCATTGGCTTTGTGTTAGCGGCTGCATGGTTTATGGGGCTTCGGTACATAAAAACCCAATACGGTGAGCACATCGTCGCTTATGCCCTTTATTGGTGGGGCAGCGCATCGATAAGTCGATTGGTGTTTCAGCATACGCCGCCTTCGATTAAGCGTTATTGGTTGTCTTAAGGAAAGTGAATGGAGATTTCAAACAAAAAAGACCTATTGGCTATGAGCAAATTGCTCAATGTGTTCTTGGCAGTCGGTTTTTTGACCGCCAGCCTTACTAGCGTTGGGTTAGGCGGCGCTCTTGCCTACCTGTCGTTAAAAGAGAGCCGAACATTAGTGCCGCCAACTCTGTCTCGCGCGTTTTCGGTATCTAATGGCGACGTTGACGAAGCGTATTTGTCATTGATGGGCAGCTATTTTTTGCACCTTAAATATGACATCACGCCTGCTAGTGTCTCTCGTCAGTACGGTTTGTTGCTCGATTATGTGCCAGCCCCGTATTGGGCAGATATTCAGCCCGTTTTGGTTTCGGACGCCGAGCACATTATCGAGAGCAACGTATCTAGCCGTTTTATCCCAGACAGAGATGGCACGTTAGTAGCGTTGGAGTCGATGCAATTTAAGCAATCAGGCACTCTTTACAAAAGTGTTGGTGACCGAGATCTGGCACCAGAGCCTGTAACTTACGTGGTTCAGATGGCCTATCCGAATGGTGTGCTTGAGCTCGTTGGTATCAAAAAAGAAGGAGTCCAAATGTGAGACGTTTTTTCATTATGGTGCCGTTACTTGCGGCACTTTCGAGTCCTGGCGTGCTAGCTGACATTGTTGCAAAGCGGGTGATCGACTTTACCGACGGTGACACTATTCCTATCTCGCTCTCATCGCTAAACATTAATCGATTGATGGTCAAAGGCGATAAAATTGTTAACATCACCTGTCCTAGTGGCTTCTGTACTACTACGGCTAATCAAAAAGATAAAACAGGCTCAGTTTCACTCAAAATTAACATTCGACTGCCGTTTAATGTACATGTAACGACCCAAAAAGGACGTGTTTTCTCACTGTTTGTGAGTCCGAAGTCGACGCCGTCGGTAGTGACTGAGTTTGCGCCGAGTGATGCCGATAGGCTTCGCCCGTCTGTATTTGAACGAGAGTTTGATTATCCAACGGCGCTCGCGCAGTTCACAAAAAAAATGATGCTCTGGCAGCGAGACTCTACGCCGATTGATGGGTTCTCTGTCCATCCGGTCGACCCAAGTACGTTAGATGATAAGTCAGGCGACTTACCGTTAACCCCTCAAGTGGTGTTTGTCGGGCAAGATTATTCGGGCATCATTTATGATGTACATAATCGTTCAAGTAACACGGTCGTGTTAACCACAGCTCAGTTTTATAGTTACGCGGCGCGAAGTGCAGCGCTTGATTCGTTGACGCTCGCTCCTGGCGAGCATACTCGCTTGTATTTAGTTACAGGGGGAGGAGTCAGCGATGTTCGATAAAATCAAAGCGCGTTTTTTTGATGACAAGGACGGCGATTTTGAACACGGCGGCGACATTAATGCTGAGACGACCAAGCGTAATAAAAATCTGACGACGGTGGTGATGATCACGCTTTTGGCTATCGTTCTCGGGGTTTATCAGTATACCCGCCCTAAAGTTGTTACGACAGCCCC carries:
- the traL gene encoding type IV conjugative transfer system protein TraL, translating into MNINAQYYSIPKYLNSGKRMCGLPREELLPALCIFVLGFFAKHYAIGFVLAAAWFMGLRYIKTQYGEHIVAYALYWWGSASISRLVFQHTPPSIKRYWLS
- the traK gene encoding type-F conjugative transfer system secretin TraK, translating into MVPLLAALSSPGVLADIVAKRVIDFTDGDTIPISLSSLNINRLMVKGDKIVNITCPSGFCTTTANQKDKTGSVSLKINIRLPFNVHVTTQKGRVFSLFVSPKSTPSVVTEFAPSDADRLRPSVFEREFDYPTALAQFTKKMMLWQRDSTPIDGFSVHPVDPSTLDDKSGDLPLTPQVVFVGQDYSGIIYDVHNRSSNTVVLTTAQFYSYAARSAALDSLTLAPGEHTRLYLVTGGGVSDVR
- the traA gene encoding type IV conjugative transfer system pilin TraA; this translates as MQINSTYHASGRVLLLLCVAAVCVLAAEPAMAAATDLFASGKEMVKKNAGDDSGIETAMLGFSALSAAVVGITSRNWFGAVGGFAGGMMFWETVKPLVGLA
- the traE gene encoding type IV conjugative transfer system protein TraE; the protein is MEISNKKDLLAMSKLLNVFLAVGFLTASLTSVGLGGALAYLSLKESRTLVPPTLSRAFSVSNGDVDEAYLSLMGSYFLHLKYDITPASVSRQYGLLLDYVPAPYWADIQPVLVSDAEHIIESNVSSRFIPDRDGTLVALESMQFKQSGTLYKSVGDRDLAPEPVTYVVQMAYPNGVLELVGIKKEGVQM